From Coccinella septempunctata chromosome 4, icCocSept1.1, whole genome shotgun sequence, a single genomic window includes:
- the LOC123311208 gene encoding presenilins-associated rhomboid-like protein, mitochondrial isoform X1: MSFSKIINLGDLCISKSALLSSKNLKFHPQRTFRNLRNNKKNAGPNTDLPTNSVATPFQSNNFDASKLQINNIWKPLGFTIVFSTACYGGAAIWEYENMRSHAASMLKKPLSLFRRRTEERSFQHPYLKEIAKWWSSLSGGEKVFVPICVLNVLVFAAWKLPRCQPFMLKWFCSNPGSNNICLPMLLSTFSHYSTLHLLANMYVLHSFSTGAAQGLGKEQFLGLYLSAGVFSSLTSYLYKMVTKQPGLSLGASGAIMAILGYVCTQYPDTRLGIILIPIFSFSAGTAIKFIMGLDTAGVLLGWKFFDHAAHLGGAAFGMFWALYGHQHVWQKREPLLQLWHSARGAIK, from the exons ATGTCATTTAGCAAAATAATTAATTTGGGGGACTTATG CATCTCGAAATCAGCACTTTTATCGtcaaaaaacttgaaatttcaTCCCCAGAGAACTTTCCGAAATCTAcggaacaataaaaaaaatgcgGGGCCTAATACAGACTTGCCCACAAATAGTGTTGCAACACCTTTTCAATCTAACAATTTCGATGCTTCGAAGTtacaaataaataatatttggaAACCTTTGGGTTTCACAATTGTG TTTAGTACTGCATGTTATGGAGGTGCTGCCATTTGGGAATATGAAAATATGAGATCTCATGCCGCTTCAATGCTAAAGAAACCATTGTCTTTATTTAGGAGGAGAACCGAGGAAAGATCG TTTCAGCATCCATATCTAAAAGAAATCGCCAAATGGTGGAGTAGCCTGAGTGGCGGAGAAAAAGTGTTTGTTCCCATATGTGTCCTGAATGTATTGGTTTTTGCAGCTTGGAAGCTGCCAAGATGTCAACCTTTTATGTTAAAGTGGTTTTGTTCAAATCCTGGTAGTAATAATATCTGTTTACCTATGTTGTTATCGACATTCAGTCATTACTCAACTTTGCATCTTTTAGCAAATATGTATGTACTTCATAGTTTCAGCACAG GTGCGGCACAAGGTTTGGGGAAAGAACAATTTCTGGGCTTGTATCTTAGTGCAGGTGTATTTTCAAGCTTAACAAGTTATCTATATAAAATGGTTACGAAACAACCTGGGCTATCTTTGGGTGCT TCAGGTGCAATAATGGCTATATTAGGTTATGTGTGCACACAATATCCAGACACAAGATTGGGTATAATACTTATTCCCATATTCAGTTTTTCTGCAGGAACG GCTATTAAATTCATCATGGGCTTAGATACTGCAGGGGTACTCCTAGGGTGGAAATTCTTTGATCATGCAGCACATTTGGGTGGAGCTGCCTTTGGGAT GTTTTGGGCACTGTATGGGCACCAACACGTGTGGCAGAAAAGAGAACCATTACTTCAACTCTGGCATTCTGCTAGGGGAGCTATCAAATAG
- the LOC123311208 gene encoding presenilins-associated rhomboid-like protein, mitochondrial isoform X2 codes for MSFSKIINLGDLCISKSALLSSKNLKFHPQRTFRNLRNNKKNAGPNTDLPTNSVATPFQSNNFDASKLQINNIWKPLGFTIVFSTACYGGAAIWEYENMRSHAASMLKKPLSLFRRRTEERSHPYLKEIAKWWSSLSGGEKVFVPICVLNVLVFAAWKLPRCQPFMLKWFCSNPGSNNICLPMLLSTFSHYSTLHLLANMYVLHSFSTGAAQGLGKEQFLGLYLSAGVFSSLTSYLYKMVTKQPGLSLGASGAIMAILGYVCTQYPDTRLGIILIPIFSFSAGTAIKFIMGLDTAGVLLGWKFFDHAAHLGGAAFGMFWALYGHQHVWQKREPLLQLWHSARGAIK; via the exons ATGTCATTTAGCAAAATAATTAATTTGGGGGACTTATG CATCTCGAAATCAGCACTTTTATCGtcaaaaaacttgaaatttcaTCCCCAGAGAACTTTCCGAAATCTAcggaacaataaaaaaaatgcgGGGCCTAATACAGACTTGCCCACAAATAGTGTTGCAACACCTTTTCAATCTAACAATTTCGATGCTTCGAAGTtacaaataaataatatttggaAACCTTTGGGTTTCACAATTGTG TTTAGTACTGCATGTTATGGAGGTGCTGCCATTTGGGAATATGAAAATATGAGATCTCATGCCGCTTCAATGCTAAAGAAACCATTGTCTTTATTTAGGAGGAGAACCGAGGAAAGATCG CATCCATATCTAAAAGAAATCGCCAAATGGTGGAGTAGCCTGAGTGGCGGAGAAAAAGTGTTTGTTCCCATATGTGTCCTGAATGTATTGGTTTTTGCAGCTTGGAAGCTGCCAAGATGTCAACCTTTTATGTTAAAGTGGTTTTGTTCAAATCCTGGTAGTAATAATATCTGTTTACCTATGTTGTTATCGACATTCAGTCATTACTCAACTTTGCATCTTTTAGCAAATATGTATGTACTTCATAGTTTCAGCACAG GTGCGGCACAAGGTTTGGGGAAAGAACAATTTCTGGGCTTGTATCTTAGTGCAGGTGTATTTTCAAGCTTAACAAGTTATCTATATAAAATGGTTACGAAACAACCTGGGCTATCTTTGGGTGCT TCAGGTGCAATAATGGCTATATTAGGTTATGTGTGCACACAATATCCAGACACAAGATTGGGTATAATACTTATTCCCATATTCAGTTTTTCTGCAGGAACG GCTATTAAATTCATCATGGGCTTAGATACTGCAGGGGTACTCCTAGGGTGGAAATTCTTTGATCATGCAGCACATTTGGGTGGAGCTGCCTTTGGGAT GTTTTGGGCACTGTATGGGCACCAACACGTGTGGCAGAAAAGAGAACCATTACTTCAACTCTGGCATTCTGCTAGGGGAGCTATCAAATAG
- the LOC123311209 gene encoding SUMO-activating enzyme subunit 1, whose protein sequence is MSEKTLSAVEAELYDRQIRLWGIESQEKLRASNVLLINCRGLGCEIAKNILLSGINSLTILDDCIVSEEEQTRNFFLSVDSIGKKLAEAVLPKAQALNPLVKLTADTQNPSEKDVEFYKSFTIIITTAIKTDLVLKIDKICRSNNVKLISGDVFGMFGFCVADFLKHDYYEDRVQMLGKKRSHDGSEKTTVQVQGQIDYPELNKVLIFPNTKQSVDAIKKSKRRNELFFLMLVLLEFRNENSRNPEISSKLEDMQKLKIIKSSIVDLYKVSENVFDDSLFEQIFGEVVPVSAILGGVIAQEVIKAVSHKEITINNIFLLDPLTFNGKEECVGA, encoded by the exons ATGTCCGAGAAGACGCTTTCAGCTGTAGAAGCAGAATTGTATGACCGACAAATTAGGTTATGGGGAATTGAATCACAGGAAAA attgaGAGCATCAAATGTGCTTTTGATTAATTGTAGAGGATTAGGATGTGAAATTGctaaaaatattttactttcTGGAATTAATTCGTTGACCATACTAGATGACTGCATCGTTTCTGAAGAGGAGCAGACACGCAATTTCTTCCTTTCAGTAGATTCTATCGGAAAAAAA TTGGCTGAAGCAGTCCTCCCGAAAGCACAGGCCTTAAACCCCTTGGTGAAATTAACTGCTGATACCCAGAATCCTTCAGAAAAAGATGTTGAGTTCTATAAATCATTCACTATAATCATAACAACAGCAATCAAGACAGATCTAGTATTGAAAATAGACAAGATTTGTAGGAGTAACAATGTGAAATTAATATCAGGAGATGTTTTTGGAATGTTTGGTTTCTGTGTAGCAGATTTCTTGAAGCATGACTACTATGA GGATCGTGTTCAAATGTTGGGAAAGAAAAGAAGTCATGATGGCAGTGAGAAAACAACTGTTCAAGTTCAAGGACAAATTGATTACCCGGAACTAAATAAAGTATTGATTTTCCCAAATACCAAACAAAGTGTTGATGCCATAAAAAAGTCTAAAAGGAGAAATGAACTATTTTTCCTGATGCTGG tacTTCTggaattcagaaatgaaaattcaagaaatcctGAAATATCTTCAAAACTTGAAGATatgcaaaaattgaaaataataaaaagctCTATAGTAGATCTTTATAAAGTGTCGGAAAATGTTTTCGATGATTCCTTATTTGAACAAATATTTGGAGAGGTGGTACCAGTAAGTGCTATATTAGGGGGAGTTATAGCACAGGAAGTGATTAAGGCAGTATCACACAAAGAAATtacaataaataatattttcttattGGATCCTCTCACTTTCAATGGAAAAGAGGAATGTGTGGGTGCATGA